From the Anaerolineales bacterium genome, one window contains:
- the dnaX gene encoding DNA polymerase III subunit gamma/tau, whose protein sequence is MSQSFYRKYRPSAWQDVVGQAHVVETLRNAVAADRVAHAYLFAGPRGTGKTSVARLLAKAVNCEHPDPAQRPDDSCENCLSVQAGSFLDLIEIDAASNTSVDDVRELRDKINFSPNRGRYKVYIIDEVHMLSTAAFNALLKTLEEPPPHAIFILATTELHKIPATVLSRCQRHEFRRISVAEIVARLKTMAAAEGVQVEEAALELIARQSTGSLRDAQSLLDQLASSGGQVGLDWAREVLGTAANLAVLDLFDALAARDAAAGLDLIHRALDAGSDPRQFARQVVDGLRGLLLLNMGAELGPQFSDEEAERMRQQARAFELRDLLAIIRHFNEAAAEKPAWLPSLPLEMAFVAALQSPAQTPVPAPERVSAAAPAPRAAAPARPAQPAPQPAAADSGMDNATWGRVKEALRGQDQQGHVAALLNSVKTRELRGDTLTLGFASDLVREKMDKPENMALLQGVLEISLGRRVAVKCVLSGVRAGDLPPGVDSSGMVATALGLGGEIVDETDLGKPNE, encoded by the coding sequence ATGTCTCAATCCTTTTATCGAAAATATCGCCCCAGTGCCTGGCAAGACGTGGTCGGCCAGGCGCACGTCGTCGAGACGCTGCGCAATGCGGTGGCGGCCGATCGAGTGGCGCATGCCTACCTGTTCGCCGGGCCGCGCGGCACGGGCAAGACCAGCGTGGCGCGCCTGCTGGCCAAGGCGGTTAACTGCGAGCACCCTGACCCGGCCCAGCGTCCCGATGACAGCTGCGAAAATTGTCTGAGCGTGCAGGCCGGCAGCTTTTTGGACTTGATCGAGATCGACGCCGCCTCCAACACCAGCGTGGACGACGTGCGTGAATTGCGCGACAAGATCAACTTCTCGCCCAACCGCGGCCGCTACAAGGTCTATATTATTGACGAAGTGCATATGCTTTCCACGGCGGCCTTCAACGCGCTATTGAAGACGCTGGAAGAGCCGCCCCCGCACGCCATCTTTATTTTGGCGACGACGGAACTGCACAAGATCCCCGCCACAGTGCTCTCGCGCTGCCAGCGGCACGAGTTCCGCCGCATTTCCGTGGCGGAGATCGTGGCCCGGCTGAAGACGATGGCCGCTGCCGAGGGCGTGCAGGTGGAAGAAGCCGCGCTGGAACTGATCGCCCGCCAATCCACCGGCTCGCTGCGAGACGCCCAGTCGCTGCTGGACCAGTTGGCTTCCAGCGGCGGCCAGGTGGGGCTGGATTGGGCCCGTGAAGTGCTGGGCACCGCCGCCAACTTGGCCGTACTGGACCTGTTCGATGCGCTGGCAGCCAGGGACGCCGCGGCCGGTCTGGACCTGATCCACCGGGCGTTGGACGCCGGCAGTGACCCGCGCCAGTTCGCCCGCCAGGTGGTGGACGGCCTGCGCGGCCTGTTGCTGCTCAACATGGGCGCCGAACTGGGACCGCAGTTCTCCGACGAAGAAGCCGAGCGCATGCGCCAGCAGGCGCGCGCTTTTGAGCTGCGCGACCTGCTGGCGATCATTCGTCATTTCAATGAAGCCGCGGCGGAGAAGCCCGCCTGGCTGCCCAGCCTGCCGCTGGAGATGGCCTTCGTGGCCGCCTTGCAAAGCCCGGCCCAGACGCCCGTCCCAGCTCCGGAGCGGGTGTCCGCGGCCGCACCTGCGCCACGCGCGGCGGCGCCGGCGCGGCCAGCCCAGCCCGCGCCGCAGCCAGCCGCGGCCGACAGCGGCATGGACAATGCCACCTGGGGGCGCGTGAAAGAAGCTTTGCGCGGGCAGGACCAGCAGGGCCATGTGGCCGCCCTGCTCAATTCAGTGAAGACGCGTGAGCTGCGCGGCGATACACTGACCCTGGGCTTTGCCAGCGATCTGGTGCGCGAGAAGATGGACAAGCCGGAGAACATGGCCCTTTTGCAGGGCGTCTTGGAGATCTCGCTGGGCCGGCGCGTAGCGGTCAAGTGCGTCCTGTCCGGTGTGCGCGCCGGCGACCTGCCGCCGGGGGTGGACAGTTCCGGCATGGTGGCCACCGCCCTGGGCCTGGGCGGCGAGATCGTGGACGAGACCGACCTGGGCAAGCCCAACGAGTAA
- a CDS encoding DUF1992 domain-containing protein, translating into MRSADKIIEEAMKRGEFDDLAGRGQPLSLEDNPNADPEWELAYHLLKENGFAPSFIEDRKAIEQGLAAARQLLVRAWARRAEAGHALRWAQACELFERTASALNKRIRDYNLTVPHDKLARAFIQSETEIARVAEESA; encoded by the coding sequence ATGCGCAGCGCAGACAAGATCATAGAAGAGGCGATGAAGAGGGGTGAGTTTGACGACCTGGCCGGACGCGGCCAGCCGCTCTCGCTGGAAGACAACCCCAACGCCGACCCCGAATGGGAGCTTGCCTATCACCTGCTGAAGGAGAACGGCTTTGCACCCTCCTTCATTGAAGACCGCAAGGCGATCGAGCAGGGCTTGGCCGCTGCTCGCCAGCTGCTGGTGCGGGCCTGGGCACGCCGGGCTGAGGCTGGCCATGCGCTGCGTTGGGCGCAGGCCTGCGAGCTGTTTGAGAGGACGGCCAGCGCGCTGAACAAGAGGATCCGCGACTACAACCTGACCGTGCCACACGACAAGCTGGCGCGGGCCTTCATCCAAAGCGAAACGGAGATTGCACGCGTGGCGGAGGAATCGGCCTGA
- a CDS encoding lamin tail domain-containing protein produces the protein MLNRLSPGKRLLFYLAINIVVSALTTLLVLTLWSRLAFAGAPQIGGSLSGAGSATSPALSGVSINAVLGAGSAADERVVLVHTGQQDVSLASWRLRDENGNEYRFPALVLHPGAQVSVHTTSGTDSVSALFWGRTAPVWRSGELARLLDASGGEQAVYTVP, from the coding sequence ATGCTGAACCGCCTGAGTCCGGGCAAACGCCTGCTCTTCTATTTGGCGATCAACATCGTCGTCTCGGCGCTGACCACGCTGCTGGTCTTGACCTTGTGGTCGCGGCTGGCGTTTGCCGGCGCGCCGCAGATCGGCGGCAGCCTGTCTGGCGCCGGCAGCGCCACCAGCCCGGCGCTGAGCGGCGTGAGCATCAACGCCGTGCTGGGGGCGGGCAGCGCGGCGGATGAGCGCGTGGTGCTGGTCCACACCGGCCAGCAGGACGTCTCGCTGGCCAGCTGGCGGCTGCGTGATGAGAACGGCAACGAGTACCGCTTCCCGGCGTTGGTGCTGCATCCCGGCGCCCAGGTCAGCGTGCATACTACCTCCGGCACCGATTCGGTCTCGGCGCTGTTCTGGGGGCGTACGGCCCCCGTGTGGCGCAGCGGGGAGCTGGCCCGCCTGCTGGACGCCAGCGGCGGCGAACAGGCCGTCTACACAGTCCCTTAA
- a CDS encoding rhodanese-like domain-containing protein: MEIQLGRRGVLFRIVRVAANAIIRGQYAFPHVPEITAEELSERLSSGDAPVLIDTRPKEEFNSGFGHLPNARSFPLMELMENFRNGSKYKARMKELEAQFKEIEAFREQEVITICPGGGFSVVAAEIMAEAGFKDVKSLAGGSDGWFKKGYPTTKG, from the coding sequence ATGGAAATTCAGCTCGGTCGCAGGGGAGTGCTGTTCCGAATAGTGCGCGTGGCGGCAAACGCAATCATTCGCGGTCAGTATGCATTTCCCCATGTACCTGAAATCACAGCGGAAGAGCTATCTGAAAGACTGAGTTCGGGGGATGCGCCCGTGTTGATCGATACACGACCCAAAGAGGAATTCAACTCGGGATTCGGTCATCTCCCCAATGCAAGATCGTTTCCGCTGATGGAGCTGATGGAAAACTTTCGAAACGGCAGCAAGTACAAGGCGAGGATGAAGGAGCTGGAAGCTCAATTCAAGGAGATCGAAGCTTTCAGGGAGCAGGAAGTGATCACGATCTGCCCGGGAGGCGGCTTCTCTGTGGTCGCTGCGGAGATCATGGCCGAGGCGGGTTTTAAGGATGTGAAGAGCCTGGCCGGCGGCTCGGATGGTTGGTTTAAGAAAGGCTATCCAACCACAAAAGGCTAG
- a CDS encoding DUF2723 domain-containing protein, producing the protein MKQLSRQYGMPALIAVFIMGMYVLTLAPGITWANWGSDGGDYLSALATGGIPHPTGYPTYLAVAKMVTMLLPFSSWAVRGNLFSALSMLAASLCVCFLISQTLRGSHYRILAALTGSLVFAFAPLVWSQAVVTEVYGLHAFFVGLLLCLLLVPKGVANNRIFLVGLILGLGLGNHVTLAFMVPAFLLIRLGQDEVSAKASGNSLVRQLNIWPKLIGVVLGVVTAYASLLLYVHSAAPVRWLNPVSPERFWELISARMYQFYWRFPLESEALLERLKIVLGALYEQFAFPGIFLVGCGLLVLLLEQRKPVTAVTGWVTIASVLFTMGYQTEDAHVYLIPAVLCLAVWAAFGIYGLAKKFSRSRLLSLSAGLLLVILLGQQMVKSFRLADASQDYRAIVYGERVMQEAPEGAMIFTHQDKETFSLWYFHYAEQQRPDLAVIVVPLLDYEWYLEVLSETYPNIILPASGDEVTRLSLETLNPRPSCTTFLLSLSVLDCDL; encoded by the coding sequence TTGAAACAGCTTTCTAGGCAATATGGGATGCCTGCTCTTATAGCGGTATTCATTATGGGGATGTACGTCTTGACGTTGGCTCCGGGTATCACCTGGGCAAACTGGGGATCGGATGGAGGGGATTATCTAAGCGCGTTGGCCACCGGGGGTATTCCTCACCCGACAGGGTATCCGACCTATCTTGCAGTTGCAAAGATGGTGACAATGCTGCTGCCCTTTAGCTCTTGGGCTGTCCGGGGAAATTTGTTTTCTGCACTCAGCATGCTTGCTGCCAGCCTGTGTGTGTGTTTTCTCATAAGTCAAACTCTGCGTGGCTCACATTATCGTATTCTGGCTGCGCTTACGGGTTCTCTTGTCTTTGCCTTTGCGCCACTGGTCTGGTCGCAGGCTGTAGTTACTGAAGTATATGGTCTGCATGCTTTTTTTGTGGGTTTACTGCTTTGTTTGCTGTTGGTGCCCAAAGGAGTGGCGAACAATAGGATTTTCTTGGTGGGGCTTATACTCGGATTGGGGCTCGGCAACCACGTCACCCTTGCTTTTATGGTTCCGGCGTTCCTTTTGATCAGACTCGGGCAGGATGAAGTTTCTGCCAAGGCCAGTGGGAACTCTCTTGTAAGACAACTGAATATTTGGCCTAAACTGATCGGTGTGGTTTTGGGTGTAGTAACTGCATACGCTTCTCTGTTGTTGTATGTCCATTCCGCGGCGCCTGTTCGTTGGCTAAACCCGGTCAGCCCTGAGAGATTTTGGGAGTTGATCAGCGCCCGGATGTACCAGTTCTATTGGCGATTCCCATTGGAAAGCGAAGCCTTACTAGAGAGGCTTAAAATAGTCCTGGGGGCGCTTTATGAACAATTTGCATTCCCTGGAATTTTTCTTGTTGGCTGTGGCTTGCTTGTGCTGCTACTGGAGCAAAGAAAGCCAGTGACCGCGGTTACTGGGTGGGTCACAATAGCTTCTGTGCTGTTTACGATGGGATATCAGACAGAGGATGCGCATGTCTATCTGATTCCTGCTGTGCTCTGTCTGGCGGTTTGGGCGGCTTTTGGCATTTACGGCCTGGCTAAAAAATTCTCTCGTTCTCGCTTATTGTCTTTGTCAGCGGGTTTGCTCCTTGTCATTCTCCTTGGTCAACAGATGGTGAAATCCTTCCGCCTGGCAGACGCTAGCCAAGACTATCGGGCAATTGTATATGGGGAACGGGTGATGCAAGAGGCCCCAGAGGGGGCGATGATCTTTACCCACCAAGATAAGGAAACGTTTTCCTTGTGGTATTTTCACTACGCCGAACAGCAACGACCTGATCTGGCTGTGATAGTGGTGCCCCTCCTTGACTATGAGTGGTATCTTGAAGTCCTTTCAGAGACGTATCCTAATATAATACTGCCAGCATCAGGTGACGAGGTGACGCGCTTGTCTTTGGAGACCCTAAACCCTCGGCCGAGTTGTACTACATTCCTGCTTTCACTAAGCGTGTTGGATTGCGATTTATGA
- a CDS encoding VOC family protein, which yields MKIDAVGVSSTDLKKTVAFYELLGFQFGEYDAETEHLEPLTPDGSARLMIDKASLLEGILGQAPQPGNHSSFAIQYASPAEVDRVAAALLAAGHSLPAQPWDAPWGQRYAIAEDPDGYKVDLYATIGD from the coding sequence ATGAAAATCGACGCAGTGGGCGTAAGTTCCACAGATCTTAAGAAGACGGTGGCGTTCTACGAGCTGTTGGGCTTTCAGTTCGGCGAGTACGACGCGGAGACGGAGCACCTGGAGCCTCTGACGCCGGACGGCTCGGCACGATTGATGATCGACAAAGCCAGCCTGCTGGAGGGCATCCTGGGGCAGGCGCCGCAGCCCGGCAACCATTCCTCCTTCGCCATTCAGTACGCTTCGCCGGCCGAGGTGGACCGGGTTGCCGCGGCGCTGTTGGCCGCCGGGCACAGCCTGCCGGCGCAGCCGTGGGATGCGCCCTGGGGCCAGCGCTACGCCATCGCCGAGGACCCGGATGGGTATAAGGTGGATTTGTACGCAACGATTGGCGATTGA
- a CDS encoding rhodanese-like domain-containing protein, protein MEVRLNRRGMLFKIARVVTSKLIKGEYSFPHVAEISAEELFEKMQTGQAYLLIDTRSREEYRSGFGHLPDAKSLPLMEIVGSLGSAQKFKARVKELEQQFREVEDFRDKEVVTICPGGGFSLVAAEIMAEAGFKDVKSLAGGADGWFKKGYPTTKETEA, encoded by the coding sequence ATGGAAGTTCGACTTAACCGCAGGGGCATGCTGTTCAAGATCGCCAGGGTGGTCACCAGCAAGCTGATCAAGGGGGAGTATTCCTTTCCCCACGTGGCGGAAATCTCCGCCGAAGAACTCTTTGAGAAAATGCAAACCGGCCAGGCGTACTTGCTGATCGACACGCGCTCCAGGGAGGAGTACCGCTCCGGCTTTGGGCATCTGCCTGATGCGAAGTCGCTGCCGCTGATGGAGATCGTTGGCAGCCTTGGCAGTGCGCAGAAGTTCAAGGCCAGGGTCAAAGAGCTGGAGCAGCAATTCCGAGAGGTGGAAGATTTTCGGGACAAGGAAGTCGTCACGATCTGCCCAGGTGGCGGGTTCTCTTTGGTGGCGGCCGAGATCATGGCCGAAGCGGGCTTTAAGGATGTGAAGAGCCTGGCCGGTGGGGCAGATGGCTGGTTCAAGAAAGGCTATCCGACTACGAAGGAGACGGAAGCATGA